Part of the Pseudomonas sp. P8_241 genome is shown below.
CCGATCCTGGGATTTCCGCGGGCATACGTTCTGATTTTTGTCGCCTGACGATAGAAATCTGACGCCAGAAAAACAAAATCAGCTTAAAAGTCCTCGGCTCAAGGCGCTAAACTGCGCCTCATCCGAAGAGTCCCATGCCCGGGCCCTGCGAGCCGGTTTGAGCTGACATGACCCGCAACCATGAAATCCGCCCCGATCTGGACGAGGGAATCGACCGCAAGGTTCTGAACCAGCTGCGCGCACGCTTTCTGAAACTCAACGAAGGCCGTCTGGGCCGGGCCATGGAAGGGTTATCGACCCGCCAACAATCGGTCCTGACCCTGCTGCCTCTGTTTTTCCACGTCAATCATCCGTTATTGCCAGGTTACGTTTCGGGCAGCACGCCGGCCGGGCTGTCGAATTTCGAGCCGGACACCAATCTCCTGGCCGAAGCACAGCGCCTGACCCGCTCTTTTTCCTACAAGCCACGCCATGGCAGCAATCCGCCGCGGCCGATTCATGGCCTGTTCCTGATGGGTAGCCTTGGCACTTTGGCGCAAGCCGATCAGAGCGACATGGATGTGTGGGTCTGTCATGGGCCTGACCTGACCGAGAACGAACTCGCCGAATTGCGCAAAAAATGTCAGTTGCTGGAAACCTGGGCGGCGAGCCAGGGCGCCGAGGCGCACTTTTTCCTGATCGAGCCGGTGAGTTTCGTTCGCGGCGAGCGCGATACCCAACTGAGCTCTGAAGATTGCGGCACCACCCAGCACTATCTGTTGCTGGACGAGTTTTATCGCACCGCGATCTGGCTGGCCGGGCGAACACCGATCTGGTGGCTGGTACCGGTCTACGAAGAGTCGAGTTACGAGCGCTATACACACGCCCTGATTTCAAAACGTTTCATCCGCGCTGACGAAACTCTCGATCTTGGCCACCTGGCCTACATTCCACCGGGTGAATTTATCGGTGCCGGGCTCTGGCAGTTGTTCAAGGGCATCGAGTCACCTTACAAATCGGTTCTCAAGCTTTTGCTGACCGAAGTTTATGCCAGCGAACACCCAAGGGTTCATTGCCTGAGCCTGCGCTTCAAGCAAGCGGTATTCGCCAATCACCTGGACCTCGACGAGCTCGATCCGTACATGGTGGTTTACCGGCGCATCGAGGAATACCTCACTGCTCGCAACGAACCGCAACGATTGGAACTGGTCCGCCGCGCCCTGTATCTGAAGGTCAATCGCAAACTGACCGGCACCAGCAGCCGAACCCAGAGCTGGCAACGCTGCTTGCTTGAACGGCTGGCCCGGGAATGGCATTGGGATCAGCGACAACTGGCATTGCTTGATAGTCGCAGCCAATGGAAAGTCCGCCAGGTCGGCTCGGAAAGGCGAGCCCTGGTCAGCGAATTGAATTACAGCTACCGCTTCCTGACCCAGTTCGCCCGCGACGAACAAACCGTCAGCCGGATCAACAAACGCGATCTCAGTGTCCTGGGCCGTCGCCTGTACGCCGCGTTCGAGCGCAAGGCCGGCAAAGTAGAGGTCATTAACCCCGGCATTGCCCCGGACCTGGCCGAAGACACCCTCACGCTGGTGCACGCCCCAAACAAAAAAGAGCCGGGGCAAGGTCAATGGGGTTTGTACAACGGCAGCCTGACTGCGCTGGAGTGGGAGCATTTCGCGCCGATCAAACGCGGTCGCCATTTGCTGGAACTGCTCGGTTGGTGCCACCGCAACGGCGTGATCGACAGCAGCACCCGCCTGGCCCTGCACCCTGGCAGCAGCGACTTGAGCGAGTTCGAACTGTTCAACCTGCTCGGCAGCCTCCAGCAGACCATTGCTCTGCCGCTGCCCACCGTCGCAGAAGAAACACTGCTGCGAGCTAGCGTGCCAAGCGAAGTGCTGATTTTGGTAAACGTCGGGATCGATCCGCTCAAGCACCACCGCGACTTGAACATTCTGATGACCACCGAGCGCACCGATTCCTTGAGTTATGCCGGCGTCAGGGAAAACCTCGTACTGACCCTGGATCAGGTCACGCTCAATAGCTGGAACGAAGTGCTGGTCAGCCGCTACGACGGCCCCCACGCCCTGCTCGACTGCTTGCGCGATCACCTCAACAACCTGCCTACAGGTTCGCAGCAACCGAGGCTGCGGGTGCGTTGCTTCTGCCATAACCGCGCGCAATTCATCGCGCAACGCGTGGAAGAAATCTTCGATAACGCGCAGAACCTGCTGCTCAGCCAGCTCAATCATCGCTACCTGATCCAGGTCCAGCAGCATTACCACGTGCTGGAGCTGGTGCCCGGCCAGGTCCGTCACATAGCCCTGGCCACGCTGCCAGCGCTGATCGACTACCTGGGCGAAGAACGACCGAGCTTCAGTCCCCTGCACCTGGACCCCAATGCACTGGAAGACCACGCCCTCGCGCTGTTCCTGCCAATGGGCCAGCCGGAGTGCATTCAAGTGTTCTACCGGGTCAATGAAGATCAGGTTGATGTGTACGTGCTCGATGAGCTCAATGCCTTGTGGCAGCAATGTTTGCCCTGGCACGACGAGCAAAGCCTGTTGATGCCGTTGCAACGCTTCCTGCAATCGATCCAGTATCGGCGCGAAGCCTCGCTGCCAATGGAAGCGACCCAGCCCCTGAGCCTGGAGACCCGGTATTGCCAACTGTTGCCATCAGGTCCGGGACGGGCTCGTCGAATCGAAGCGCGACCGACCCCGCAAACGCCGGTCAAGAAACCGTTCTACGACGTCCAGGCGATCATCGGCAAAGCCGCGCCAGGTCAGGTGCAAGTCACGTTGTACTGCAATCAGCGGGAGTTCTCGGAGCTGGAGCATGGCGACCAGCTGTTCAGCGTGGTCGCCCGGGAAATCGTTGGGCAGCGGCGCAAAACCGAGCGCTACCGCTGCTACATCACCGACCTGGACCTGTCCGGCCTGCTCGGTGACGGGCCGAGCTCCACTCATTTGTATCTGCGCTACAAGGCTGACCTGGAGCGCGCTTTGAACGAGGCGCTCGATCAGGTCTGACGGGGTCACTCGGGAAAGGCGCCACCATTGGCCGGTTGCGACTCAACTTCCAGCAAGGTCAGCTTCAATGTCTTGCCACCCGGAGCCGGCCAGTCGATGTGTTGGCCGACCTTCAGTCCCAGCAGCGCGCTGCCAACAGGCGCCAGGATGGAAATCTTGCCTTCGTCGGCGTTGGCGTCCTTCGGGTAGACCAGCGTCAGGTGATAGTCCTTGCCGCTGCCTTCTTCACGGCAATGCACCCGGGAGTTCATGGTCACGACATCGGCGGGCACTTCATCGTGGCCGACCACCGTATCGGCGCGATCCAGTTCGGTTTGCAACGCGATAACGCCCGGCAGCGTGTCGTCCAGGCTGTCGATCAGGCGCTCCAGACGCTGGACGTCCAGACGGGTAAGGGTGATGGAAGGTGCGGTCATGATCAGGGCAGACTCCTTTCTTCTGCACGAAAAAAGCAAAACCCCGCCAGAAGAAGGCGGGGTTTTCACGAGCCTCGATGGGTTGAGGCGTATCCGGACACTATCACAGCTCAAAAAATATACAAGCCAGGGGCGACCATGGTGCTGAAACCGAGGAACCTTGTGGGAGCTAGCCTGCTAGCGAAGCGGTTTATCAATCAATCAGAGGTCGACTGATTGAACGCATTCGCTAGCAGGCTAGCTCCCACAGGATTTTAGGTCAGACGCAGGATTTGCGTTGAGTAGCCTGCGCACAGATCACTCTGCGCCGTTCGTCATCCGCCGAGCGCCATTCGCGAATGTCTTCAACGTGGCGAAAGCAGCCCAGGCAGACTTTCTGCTCATCCAGCCGACACACACCGCTGCACGGCGAAGGGACTGCCGGGCTGACATTGCTGTAGAGCGGCTTGGGCGGACGGACGGGCGCTGGCTGGGTCACGATCTCACAGGCCTTCGAAGTCGAGTTCGACACCGGCCTGCTGCTGGACGATACGCTCAAGCATTTCACCCAGCTGCTCTTCGCTCTTGTCGCACATCCAGCGCTCGCTTTCTTCGTCGTAGTCGAAGTGGAAACCACCGGACACCGCCGCCAGCCACAGCTGACGCAGCGGCTCCTGGCGACTGAAAATCAGCTGGCTGCCATTCTCGAACTTGACGGTCAGCACACCGGCCGAGCTTTCGAGGTCGATATCCAGGTCGCTGTCGTCAAAGATGTCCTCCAGGATTTGCTGGGTGGCATCGACAAGGTCATGGAAACGCGCTTCGGACAAACTCATTACGGCAACCTCAAAAAGTGTCTGATCAGGCTCAAGCGCCGCAAGATACGACCGAGCCCCGCTGATTGCAAAGGATAATGACCAGCTACCTAACTGTGGGAGCGAGCTTGCTCGCGATCGGGGCCTTACATTCAACATTAATGCGCCTGATATGGCCTCATCGCGGGCAAGCCCGCTCCCACAGGGCTCGATGTGCTTGCAGCCAAGCCCCGCCGGACGGGCGGGCCGTTGCATAGGCAAGCTGTCGGGTGGCCGGTATACTCCGGCGCAATTAATGCATTTTCAAGGATTTCGCCATGAAGCGCCTGATCTCTTCCCTTGCTGCGCTCGTCGCGGTTGCCTGTCTCGTGTCGGCTTGTGGTCAAAAAGGCCCGCTGTACCTGCCCGACGAGAACATGGACCCTGTCGAGCAGGCCAAATCGTCGCAACAGCAGCCTGCTTCCAAGGCACACAAGCACGACGTCTACCAATAAGGGAACATCATGGACGCTTTTAACTACCGTGACGGTGAATTGTTCGCGGAAGGTGTTGCCCTGTCTGCCATCGCCGAGCGCTTTGGTACACCGACCTACGTTTACTCGCGCGCGCACATCGAAGCCCAATACCTGGCTTACGCCGATGCGCTGGCCGGCATGCCGCACCTGGTGTGCTTTGCGGTCAAGGCCAACTCCAACCTGGGCGTACTGAATGTCCTCGCGCGCCTGGGCGCCGGTTTTGACATCGTCTCCCGTGGCGAGCTGGAACGTGTACTGGCCGCTGGCGGCAGCGCCGACAAGATCGTGTTCTCCGGTGTCGGCAAGACCCGTGACGACATGCGTCGCGCCCTGGAAGTCGGCGTGCACTGCTTCAACGTCGAATCCACCGACGAGCTGGAACGTCTGCAAGTGGTCGCTGCCGAACTGGGTGTTCGTGCGCCGATTTCGCTGCGCGTGAACCCGGACGTCGATGCCGGCACCCACCCGTACATTTCCACCGGTCTCAAAGAGAACAAGTTCGGCATCGCCATCGCCGACGCCGAAGACGTGTACGTGCGTGCCGCGCAATTGCCGAACCTGGAAGTGGTCGGTGTCGATTGCCACATCGGTTCGCAACTGACCACCCTGCCGCCGTTCATCGATGCTCTGGACCGCCTGCTGGGCCTGGTCGATCGCCTTGGCGACTGTGGCATTTACCTGCGTCACATCGATCTCGGTGGCGGCCTGGGCGTGCGATACAAAGACGAAGAGCCGCCACTGGCTGCCGACTACATCAAAGCCGTGCGCGAACGTCTCGACGGTCGCGACCTGGCACTGGTGTTCGAGCCGGGCCGCTTCATCGTCGCCAATGCCGGCGTGCTGCTGACCCAGGTCGAGTACCTCAAGCACACCGAGCACAAAGACTTCGCCATCGTCGACGCTGCCATGAACGACCTGATCCGCCCGGCGCTGTATCAAGCCTGGATGGACGTGACTGCCGTACGCCCGCGCACTTCGGCTGCCCGCGCTTACGACATCGTCGGCCCAATCTGCGAGACCGGCGATTTCCTGGCCAAGGATCGTGAGCTTGCGCTGGAAGAAGGCGACCTGCTGGCCGTTCATTCGGCCGGTGCCTATGGGTTTGTCATGAGTTCCAACTACAACACCCGCGGCCGCGCCGCCGAAGTGTTGGTGGACGGTGATCAGGCATTTGAAGTGCGTCGCCGTGAAACGGTAGCCGAGTTGTTTGCTGGCGAAAGCCTGCTGCCGGAGTAAGCCATGCTGCTGCGTTTTACCAAAATGCACGGCCTGGGCAATGACTTCATGGTCCTCGACCTGGTCAGCCAGCACGCGCATATTCTGCCCAAGCACGCCAAGCAATGGGGCGATCGGCATACCGGCATCGGTTTCGACCAGTTGCTGATCGTCGAGGCGCCGAGCAACCCGGACGTGGATTTCCGTTATCGGATTTTCAACTCCGATGGCTCCGAAGTGGAACAGTGCGGCAATGGTGCGCGCTGTTTCGCCCGCTTCGTGCTCGACAAGCGCCTGACTGCAAAAAGGCAGATCCGCGTCGAGACCAAAAGCGGCGTCATCGAACTGGACGTGCGAAACGACGGCCAGATCAGCGTCAACATGGGCGCCCCACGCCTGGTGCCAGCGGATATTCCGTTCCAGGCACCTGAGCAAGCCTTGAGTTATCAGGTCGACGTCGCGGGTACATCAGTCGATCTGGCCGCCGTGTCCATGGGCAACCCCCATGCCGTGGTGCGTGTCAGCGATATCAACAATGCACCGGTGCATGAACTGGGGCCGAAAATCGAACATCACCCGCGCTTCCCGGCGAGGGTCAATGTCGGATTTCTCCAGGTCATCGACCGCAACCGTGCGCAGTTGCGTGTCTGGGAACGCGGAGCCGGGGAAACCCAGGCCTGCGGAACCGGGGCCTGCGCCGCTGCAGTGGCTGCGATCAGCCAGGGGTGGATGGATTCGCCGCTGTTGATCGACCTGCCTGGCGGGCGTCTGTCCATCGAATGGGCGGGCCCTGGCCAACCGGTGATGATGACCGGCCCGGCAGTGCGCGTATATGAAGGACAAGTGCGTCTTTGAGCGAGCGAAATCCATGACCGATAAGCCTCAGGCACCCACACAACAAGCCGACGAATCAGCGTCCGAGACTCTGGAGGCGGCGGCCGTTGCCGCGTACCTGGAGGCTCATCCGGACTTTTTCGTCGAGCACGAAGAACTGCTTCCGGCAATGCGCATCCCCCATCGACGCGGTGACACCGTATCGCTGGTCGAGCGCCAGATGACCATACTGCGCGACCGCAACATCGAGATGCGTCATCGCCTCTCGCAGTTGATGGACGTCGCCCGGGACAACGACCGGTTGTTCGACAAGACCCGTCGCCTGATCCTCGCGTTGATGGACGCCGCCAGCCTGGAAGACGTGGTGATGTCGGTCGAAGACAGCCTGCGCCAGGATTTCCAGGTGCCCTTCGTCAGCCTCATCCTGCTTGGCGAAAACGCCATGCCGGTGGGCCGCTGGGCCACCCACGCCGAAGCACAGGTAGCCATCGGCGGCTTGCTTACCGAAGACAAAAGCGTCAGCGGCAGCCTGCGCGAGCATGAACTGGACTTCCTGTTCGGTGAAGAACAACGCAAGCAGATCGGCTCCACCGCCGTTGTCGCCATCAGCCATCAAGGCATCCACGGCATCCTGGCCATCGCCAGCCGTGACCCACAGCATTACAAAAGCTCGGTCGGCACCTTGTTCCTGAGTTACATCGCCGAAGTCATGGGCCGCGTACTGCCACGGGTCAACAGCTCCCTGCGCTCGGTACGCTGAGCATGGAACGGCAACTGGACGCTTACTGCGAACACCTGCGCAGTGAGCGGCAGGTGTCGCCGCACACGCTGTCGGCCTACCGCCGCGACCTCGACAAAGTGCTGGGATGGTGCACCAAACAGAACATTGACAGCTGGACAGCGCTCGACATCCAGCGCCTGCGCAGCCTGATCGCCCGTCTGCATGCTCAGGGTCAATCGTCTCGCAGCCTGGCGCGTTTGCTGTCGGCCGTTCGCGGGCTCTATCACTATCTGAACCGCGAAGGCCTGTGCGACCACGACCCGGCCAATGGCCTCTCGCCGCCGAAAGGCGAACGGCGCTTGCCGAAAACCCTGGACACCGACCGCGCACTGCAACTGCTGGAAGGTGGGGTGGAGGATGACTTTCTGGCGCGCCGGGATCAGGCGATCCTGGAGCTGTTCTACTCCTCAGGCTTGCGACTGTCAGAACTGACGGGGCTGAATCTCGATCAGCTCGATCTGGCCGACGGCATGGTCCAGGTGCTCGGCAAGGGCAGCAAGACCCGGTTGCTGCCCGTCGGCAAAAAAGCCCGCGAAGCGCTGGAACAATGGTTACCACTGCGGGCAATGGCCAATCCGGCAGACGATGCGGTGTTCATCAGCCAGCAAGGCCGGCGCCTCGGCCCGAGAACTATTCAGGTGCGGGTCAAGGCTGCCGGCGAGCGCGAACTGGGTCAGAACCTGCATCCGCACATGTTGCGACACTCCTTCGCCAGCCATTTACTGGAATCCTCCCAGGACCTGCGCGCGGTGCAGGAACTGCTCGGACACTCGGACATCAAGACCACGCAGATCTACACCCACCTGGACTTCCAGCACCTGGCCACGGTCTACGACAGCGCCCACCCACGGGCCAAACGCATTAAGGGCGACGATTCATGAGCATTCAATTGATCACCTTCGACCTCGACGACACCCTGTGGGACACCGCCCCGGTGATCATCAGCGCCGAAGCCGTTTTGCGGGAATGGCTGACCGAGCACGCACCCAATCTGGGGGCTGTGCCGGTAGAGCATCTGTGGTCGATCCGCGAACGGGTGCTGGCTAACGAACCGAGCCTCAAGCATCGCATCAGTGCGTTGCGTCGTCGGGTCCTGTTCCACGCGCTGGAAGAGGCTGGCTACGAGCATGGCGAAGCGTCGGATCTGGCTGACAAGAGTTTCGAAGTGTTCCTGCACGCCCGGCATCAACTGGACATCTTCCCCGAGGTACAACCGACCCTCGAAGTGCTGGCCAACCATTACGCCCTCGGCGTGGTCACCAATGGCAACGCCGATGTGCGTAGGCTGGGCCTGGCGGATTACTTCAAGTTTGCGTTGTGTGCCGAAGACATAGGCATCGCCAAGCCCGATGCGCGACTGTTCCACGAGGCTTTGCAACGCGGCGGTGCGACGGCCGACACAGCGGTGCACATCGGCGATCATCCGGGCGATGACATTGCCGGTGCGCAACAGGCTGGATTGCGGGCGATCTGGTTCAACCCGGTGGGCAAGGTGTGGGAAGCAGAGCACTTGCCGGATGCAGAAATCCGCAGCCTGACAGAGTTGC
Proteins encoded:
- the cyaY gene encoding iron donor protein CyaY; translation: MSLSEARFHDLVDATQQILEDIFDDSDLDIDLESSAGVLTVKFENGSQLIFSRQEPLRQLWLAAVSGGFHFDYDEESERWMCDKSEEQLGEMLERIVQQQAGVELDFEGL
- a CDS encoding HAD-IA family hydrolase translates to MSIQLITFDLDDTLWDTAPVIISAEAVLREWLTEHAPNLGAVPVEHLWSIRERVLANEPSLKHRISALRRRVLFHALEEAGYEHGEASDLADKSFEVFLHARHQLDIFPEVQPTLEVLANHYALGVVTNGNADVRRLGLADYFKFALCAEDIGIAKPDARLFHEALQRGGATADTAVHIGDHPGDDIAGAQQAGLRAIWFNPVGKVWEAEHLPDAEIRSLTELPALLARWNTGATSNL
- a CDS encoding DUF484 family protein, yielding MTDKPQAPTQQADESASETLEAAAVAAYLEAHPDFFVEHEELLPAMRIPHRRGDTVSLVERQMTILRDRNIEMRHRLSQLMDVARDNDRLFDKTRRLILALMDAASLEDVVMSVEDSLRQDFQVPFVSLILLGENAMPVGRWATHAEAQVAIGGLLTEDKSVSGSLREHELDFLFGEEQRKQIGSTAVVAISHQGIHGILAIASRDPQHYKSSVGTLFLSYIAEVMGRVLPRVNSSLRSVR
- a CDS encoding class I adenylate cyclase, producing MTRNHEIRPDLDEGIDRKVLNQLRARFLKLNEGRLGRAMEGLSTRQQSVLTLLPLFFHVNHPLLPGYVSGSTPAGLSNFEPDTNLLAEAQRLTRSFSYKPRHGSNPPRPIHGLFLMGSLGTLAQADQSDMDVWVCHGPDLTENELAELRKKCQLLETWAASQGAEAHFFLIEPVSFVRGERDTQLSSEDCGTTQHYLLLDEFYRTAIWLAGRTPIWWLVPVYEESSYERYTHALISKRFIRADETLDLGHLAYIPPGEFIGAGLWQLFKGIESPYKSVLKLLLTEVYASEHPRVHCLSLRFKQAVFANHLDLDELDPYMVVYRRIEEYLTARNEPQRLELVRRALYLKVNRKLTGTSSRTQSWQRCLLERLAREWHWDQRQLALLDSRSQWKVRQVGSERRALVSELNYSYRFLTQFARDEQTVSRINKRDLSVLGRRLYAAFERKAGKVEVINPGIAPDLAEDTLTLVHAPNKKEPGQGQWGLYNGSLTALEWEHFAPIKRGRHLLELLGWCHRNGVIDSSTRLALHPGSSDLSEFELFNLLGSLQQTIALPLPTVAEETLLRASVPSEVLILVNVGIDPLKHHRDLNILMTTERTDSLSYAGVRENLVLTLDQVTLNSWNEVLVSRYDGPHALLDCLRDHLNNLPTGSQQPRLRVRCFCHNRAQFIAQRVEEIFDNAQNLLLSQLNHRYLIQVQQHYHVLELVPGQVRHIALATLPALIDYLGEERPSFSPLHLDPNALEDHALALFLPMGQPECIQVFYRVNEDQVDVYVLDELNALWQQCLPWHDEQSLLMPLQRFLQSIQYRREASLPMEATQPLSLETRYCQLLPSGPGRARRIEARPTPQTPVKKPFYDVQAIIGKAAPGQVQVTLYCNQREFSELEHGDQLFSVVAREIVGQRRKTERYRCYITDLDLSGLLGDGPSSTHLYLRYKADLERALNEALDQV
- the dapF gene encoding diaminopimelate epimerase, whose translation is MLLRFTKMHGLGNDFMVLDLVSQHAHILPKHAKQWGDRHTGIGFDQLLIVEAPSNPDVDFRYRIFNSDGSEVEQCGNGARCFARFVLDKRLTAKRQIRVETKSGVIELDVRNDGQISVNMGAPRLVPADIPFQAPEQALSYQVDVAGTSVDLAAVSMGNPHAVVRVSDINNAPVHELGPKIEHHPRFPARVNVGFLQVIDRNRAQLRVWERGAGETQACGTGACAAAVAAISQGWMDSPLLIDLPGGRLSIEWAGPGQPVMMTGPAVRVYEGQVRL
- the rnk gene encoding nucleoside diphosphate kinase regulator; this translates as MTAPSITLTRLDVQRLERLIDSLDDTLPGVIALQTELDRADTVVGHDEVPADVVTMNSRVHCREEGSGKDYHLTLVYPKDANADEGKISILAPVGSALLGLKVGQHIDWPAPGGKTLKLTLLEVESQPANGGAFPE
- the lptM gene encoding LPS translocon maturation chaperone LptM, coding for MKRLISSLAALVAVACLVSACGQKGPLYLPDENMDPVEQAKSSQQQPASKAHKHDVYQ
- the lysA gene encoding diaminopimelate decarboxylase, which codes for MDAFNYRDGELFAEGVALSAIAERFGTPTYVYSRAHIEAQYLAYADALAGMPHLVCFAVKANSNLGVLNVLARLGAGFDIVSRGELERVLAAGGSADKIVFSGVGKTRDDMRRALEVGVHCFNVESTDELERLQVVAAELGVRAPISLRVNPDVDAGTHPYISTGLKENKFGIAIADAEDVYVRAAQLPNLEVVGVDCHIGSQLTTLPPFIDALDRLLGLVDRLGDCGIYLRHIDLGGGLGVRYKDEEPPLAADYIKAVRERLDGRDLALVFEPGRFIVANAGVLLTQVEYLKHTEHKDFAIVDAAMNDLIRPALYQAWMDVTAVRPRTSAARAYDIVGPICETGDFLAKDRELALEEGDLLAVHSAGAYGFVMSSNYNTRGRAAEVLVDGDQAFEVRRRETVAELFAGESLLPE
- a CDS encoding DUF1289 domain-containing protein yields the protein MTQPAPVRPPKPLYSNVSPAVPSPCSGVCRLDEQKVCLGCFRHVEDIREWRSADDERRRVICAQATQRKSCV
- the xerC gene encoding tyrosine recombinase XerC, whose translation is MERQLDAYCEHLRSERQVSPHTLSAYRRDLDKVLGWCTKQNIDSWTALDIQRLRSLIARLHAQGQSSRSLARLLSAVRGLYHYLNREGLCDHDPANGLSPPKGERRLPKTLDTDRALQLLEGGVEDDFLARRDQAILELFYSSGLRLSELTGLNLDQLDLADGMVQVLGKGSKTRLLPVGKKAREALEQWLPLRAMANPADDAVFISQQGRRLGPRTIQVRVKAAGERELGQNLHPHMLRHSFASHLLESSQDLRAVQELLGHSDIKTTQIYTHLDFQHLATVYDSAHPRAKRIKGDDS